The Paenibacillus sp. RUD330 genome has a segment encoding these proteins:
- the ispE gene encoding 4-(cytidine 5'-diphospho)-2-C-methyl-D-erythritol kinase — translation MKIYEKAPAKINLLLDVLRKRADGYHEVEMIMTMVDLSDRLEMEELQRDTIIISSQAGYIPLDEKNLAFQAARLIKERYDVRKGVYIHLDKKIPVAAGLAGGSSDAAAALRGLNRLWKLGIPDEELCKLGAELGSDVPFCVTGGTALATGRGEILQRIDNPPSCWVVLAKPPINVSTADVYGRFRADSVPSHPSLGGMMEAISTGSFQRVCEEMGNVLEDVTLSLYPEVAQLKESMQRLGADGVLMSGSGPTVFGLVTKESKLARIYNGLRGFCKEVYVVRMLT, via the coding sequence ATGAAAATCTACGAGAAGGCCCCGGCCAAAATCAACCTGCTGCTGGACGTGCTGCGCAAGCGCGCGGACGGCTATCACGAGGTTGAAATGATCATGACCATGGTAGACCTGTCGGATCGCCTGGAAATGGAAGAGCTTCAGAGAGACACGATCATCATTTCCAGCCAGGCGGGCTACATCCCTCTGGACGAGAAGAATCTGGCCTTCCAGGCCGCGCGTCTCATCAAGGAGCGCTACGATGTGCGCAAAGGCGTCTATATCCATCTGGACAAGAAGATTCCGGTGGCAGCCGGACTCGCAGGCGGAAGCAGCGATGCCGCCGCGGCGCTCCGCGGACTGAACCGCTTGTGGAAGCTCGGCATTCCGGACGAGGAGCTGTGCAAGCTCGGAGCGGAGCTCGGCTCCGACGTGCCGTTCTGCGTCACGGGAGGAACGGCCCTCGCCACGGGACGCGGAGAAATCCTGCAGCGCATCGACAACCCGCCTTCCTGCTGGGTCGTGCTGGCGAAGCCTCCGATCAATGTGTCGACCGCCGACGTATATGGACGTTTTCGTGCCGACAGCGTGCCGAGCCATCCTTCGCTCGGCGGCATGATGGAGGCGATCTCCACGGGATCGTTCCAGAGAGTCTGCGAGGAGATGGGCAATGTGCTGGAGGACGTCACCTTGTCCCTGTACCCGGAAGTCGCGCAGCTCAAGGAAAGCATGCAGCGCCTCGGAGCCGACGGCGTGCTGATGTCGGGCAGCGGCCCGACGGTATTCGGTCTCGTAACCAAGGAATCCAAGCTCGCCAGAATCTACAATGGACTCCGAGGATTCTGCAAGGAAGTCTATGTGGTAAGAATGCTGACATAG
- the purR gene encoding pur operon repressor, whose translation MKKLKRSARLVEMTQYLLSRPHTLISLTAFADRYQSAKSSISEDLAIIKEVFEEEGIGQLQTLAGAAGGVRYIPRMPQEPAMEIIQGVCRELELPERVLPGGYLYMTDMLGQPGLLADVGRIFATAFADRRIDVVMTVETKGIPLAYATASCLNLPVVIVRRDNKVTEGSAVSINYVSGSNKRIQTMSLARRALKEQSRVLIIDDFMKAGGTVQGMMDLLHEFNATVAGVGVFVESGEVGTEERLLEDYVSLAKLTAVDMKTKQTTVVPGNYFTS comes from the coding sequence ATGAAGAAATTAAAGCGAAGCGCAAGACTGGTCGAGATGACCCAATATCTATTATCCCGCCCCCATACGTTAATATCTCTTACAGCTTTTGCTGATCGATATCAATCGGCCAAATCCTCCATCAGCGAGGATCTGGCTATCATCAAGGAAGTATTCGAAGAGGAAGGCATCGGCCAGCTGCAGACGCTGGCTGGAGCAGCGGGCGGAGTGCGCTACATCCCTCGAATGCCGCAGGAGCCGGCGATGGAGATCATCCAGGGCGTATGCCGCGAGCTTGAGCTTCCCGAGCGTGTGCTGCCAGGCGGCTATCTGTACATGACGGACATGCTCGGGCAGCCCGGACTGCTCGCCGATGTCGGCCGTATTTTTGCGACCGCTTTCGCGGACCGCCGCATCGATGTCGTCATGACGGTAGAGACCAAGGGGATTCCGCTCGCTTACGCTACCGCCAGCTGCCTCAATCTTCCCGTCGTCATCGTCAGACGCGACAACAAGGTGACGGAGGGCTCTGCCGTCAGCATCAACTACGTATCCGGCTCCAACAAGCGGATCCAGACGATGTCGCTGGCCCGCCGCGCGCTCAAGGAGCAGTCCCGCGTCCTGATCATCGACGACTTCATGAAGGCGGGAGGCACCGTGCAGGGCATGATGGACCTGCTGCATGAATTCAACGCGACCGTAGCCGGCGTCGGCGTGTTCGTCGAATCCGGAGAGGTCGGGACCGAGGAGCGGCTTCTCGAGGATTACGTGTCGCTGGCCAAGCTTACGGCCGTGGACATGAAGACGAAGCAGACGACCGTCGTTCCCGGCAACTATTTCACTTCCTAG